One stretch of Haladaptatus sp. R4 DNA includes these proteins:
- a CDS encoding isopentenyl phosphate kinase — protein sequence MSLTVLKLGGSVITDKDRPDTLDGEMLDFVADAVDEGRSGGQTDDLVLVHGAGSFGHHHASKHGVSKTVGSTDIEAVIDIHGAMETLDQFVLSRLHERDVPAVPVHPFSVASRDSDANLSLPVEQIATMLGEGFVPVLYGDVVIHEGKGVTIVSGDELVASVARQLDADRVGFCSTVPGVLDDEDAVIPEITSYDQVADVLGESESTDVTGGMAGKVNALLELGAPASIFGPDDVRAFLAGDNPGTRIDG from the coding sequence ATGAGCCTCACCGTCCTCAAACTCGGCGGGAGCGTCATCACGGACAAGGACCGCCCCGACACGTTGGACGGGGAGATGCTGGACTTCGTCGCGGACGCAGTGGATGAGGGCAGAAGTGGCGGCCAGACGGACGACCTCGTGCTCGTCCACGGTGCCGGGAGTTTCGGCCACCACCACGCGAGCAAACACGGCGTTTCGAAGACGGTCGGCAGCACAGATATCGAAGCCGTCATCGACATTCACGGCGCGATGGAAACCCTCGATCAGTTCGTCCTCTCCCGACTGCACGAACGCGACGTTCCGGCCGTTCCGGTTCACCCGTTTTCGGTCGCTTCCCGCGATTCGGACGCGAACCTCTCGCTGCCGGTTGAGCAAATCGCGACGATGCTCGGCGAAGGGTTCGTCCCGGTGCTCTACGGCGACGTCGTGATTCACGAGGGAAAGGGCGTCACCATCGTCAGCGGTGACGAACTGGTCGCGTCCGTCGCGCGCCAACTCGACGCCGACCGCGTCGGCTTCTGTTCGACGGTCCCCGGCGTGCTGGACGACGAGGACGCCGTGATTCCCGAGATTACGTCGTACGACCAAGTCGCGGACGTGCTCGGCGAGAGCGAATCCACCGACGTGACCGGCGGCATGGCCGGGAAAGTGAACGCGCTGCTCGAACTCGGCGCACCCGCTTCGATTTTCGGTCCCGACGACGTGCGCGCGTTTCTGGCCGGGGACAATCCGGGAACGAGAATCGACGGGTAG
- the nth gene encoding endonuclease III, giving the protein MGVPLDTREEQLDEIVDRLYDEYPDATISLNFSNRLELLIAVMLSAQCTDERVNKETEHLFEKYTSAEDFANADVDELAEDLNSITYYNNKAKWINSACQTIIEEHDGEVPDTMTELTDLTGVGRKTANVVLQHGHDVVEGIVVDTHVQRLSRRLGLTEEKTPKKIEEDLMTFVPEEDWQWLTHLFISHGRATCTARNPDCEDCILEDICPSSKLDNDTDLASGESWA; this is encoded by the coding sequence ATGGGCGTCCCACTCGACACGCGGGAGGAACAACTGGACGAAATCGTGGACAGGCTGTACGACGAATATCCCGATGCGACCATCTCGCTGAACTTCTCCAATCGACTCGAACTGCTCATCGCCGTGATGCTCTCGGCCCAATGCACCGACGAGCGCGTGAACAAGGAGACCGAACACCTGTTCGAGAAGTACACGTCGGCGGAGGACTTCGCGAACGCCGACGTGGACGAACTCGCGGAGGACTTGAACTCCATCACCTACTACAACAACAAGGCGAAGTGGATCAACAGCGCCTGTCAAACCATCATCGAGGAACACGACGGCGAGGTGCCGGACACGATGACCGAACTGACCGACCTCACGGGCGTCGGCCGGAAGACTGCCAACGTCGTGCTCCAGCACGGCCACGATGTCGTCGAAGGAATCGTCGTGGACACCCACGTCCAGCGACTCTCGCGCCGATTGGGGCTGACCGAGGAGAAGACGCCGAAGAAAATCGAGGAGGACTTGATGACGTTCGTCCCCGAGGAGGACTGGCAGTGGCTCACCCACCTGTTCATCAGCCACGGCCGGGCGACCTGCACGGCCCGAAATCCGGACTGCGAGGACTGTATTCTGGAAGATATCTGTCCCTCCTCGAAACTCGACAACGACACAGACCTCGCCAGCGGCGAATCGTGGGCGTGA
- the mvaD gene encoding phosphomevalonate decarboxylase MvaD, with translation MKATAKAHPIQGLVKYHGMRDEEQRYPYHDSISVCTAPSNTTTTVEFDESFESDTFVVDGEELTGHAADRVRKVVSRVRELAEIDTRVRLESENSFPSNVGLGSSSSGFAAAAMAAVEAAGLDLSRPDISTIARLGSSSAARAVTGGFSDLHMGLNDHDCRSERLESPLEDDVRIVAGLVPAYKETEEAHREAADSHMFEARLAHIHDQLVEMRDALRVGDFDRVFETAEHDSLSLAATTMTGPAGWVYWKPETLEIFDTVRELRNEEGVPAYYSTDTGASVYINTTAEYVDEVEDAIADCGVETMSWKVGGPARILPEEDALF, from the coding sequence ATGAAAGCGACCGCGAAGGCCCACCCGATTCAGGGGTTGGTCAAGTACCACGGGATGCGCGACGAGGAACAGCGATACCCGTACCACGACAGCATCAGCGTCTGTACCGCGCCGAGCAACACCACGACGACCGTCGAGTTCGACGAGTCGTTCGAATCGGACACCTTCGTCGTCGACGGCGAGGAACTGACGGGCCACGCCGCTGACCGCGTTCGCAAAGTCGTCTCGCGCGTTCGGGAGCTCGCGGAAATCGACACCCGCGTCCGATTGGAGAGCGAGAACAGCTTCCCCTCGAACGTCGGCCTCGGCTCTTCTTCGTCGGGATTCGCCGCCGCCGCGATGGCCGCCGTGGAGGCCGCCGGTCTCGACCTCTCGCGTCCGGACATCTCGACTATCGCGCGTCTCGGGTCGTCCTCCGCGGCCCGCGCCGTGACGGGCGGGTTCTCGGACCTCCACATGGGCCTGAACGACCACGACTGCCGTTCCGAGCGACTTGAGTCGCCGCTCGAAGACGACGTTCGCATCGTCGCCGGACTGGTCCCAGCGTACAAGGAAACCGAGGAGGCCCACCGCGAGGCCGCCGACAGCCACATGTTCGAGGCGCGACTGGCCCACATCCACGACCAACTCGTGGAGATGCGCGACGCGCTCCGCGTGGGCGACTTCGACCGCGTGTTCGAGACGGCCGAACACGACTCGCTGTCGCTCGCCGCGACGACGATGACCGGTCCGGCGGGATGGGTGTACTGGAAGCCCGAAACGCTCGAAATCTTCGACACGGTTCGGGAACTCCGCAACGAAGAGGGCGTTCCGGCCTACTACTCCACCGACACGGGTGCGAGCGTTTACATCAACACGACGGCCGAGTACGTGGATGAGGTGGAGGACGCCATCGCCGACTGCGGCGTCGAGACCATGAGTTGGAAGGTCGGTGGACCGGCCCGAATCCTCCCCGAGGAAGACGCGCTGTTCTGA